The DNA segment GTTCCTTCCAACTCGTTTCATCGAGTATCCCGACTCGTTCGCTCGCTGGCCGGCTGTCGTGGGCGTCCTCACGCTCGTCTGGGTGGAGGTCATCTTCCCGGTCAGTACCGTCCCACGAGTGCTGGCAACAGCAATCCTCGGCTATTCGTTGTACACAGTCACCGGGGCAATCGTATTCGGCTCTAACGCTTGGTTTGAGCACGCAGACCCACTAGCCGTCTTGTTCCGGTTCTACGGGGCGGTCGCACCGATTCAGGTATACGATGGATCATTTGAGGTGTCGCTCCCGGGGAACAACCTTGCAGACTCGGACGTCGTGACCGACGAATCTGACGTCGCCTTCATCATCGCCCTCGTTTGGGAACTCACGTACAGTGGATTCATCACGACGACCGCTGGTGCCCAGACTATCACGGCCGTCGTGGAGTCCCCACTTGGCGGATTGCTGCCCACTGTCCCCGTCGCTGTGATCGCTTATACGATTCTTTTCGTTACGGGGTACGTCGTGTTCCTCGTGGCTTACTGGTACGCTGGCACGGCCGCTCGGCGACTGACAAACACGTACGTTACCAGCCGGTCGATCGCATTACGACTCGCTCCACCGCTCCTGGCTATTGCTGCCGGCTATCATCTTGCTCACTACGCCGGTCTGGTCGTCTCTCTGAGCCCCGCGCTCACGATGGCTGTCGTTTCCCCGCTTACGCCGCCTGCAAATCCACTGGTGCTTTCGCCACCTGGCTGGTTCACCGGCCTTAGTATTGGATTCGTACTTATCGGTCACCTGCTCGCCATCTGGGAAGCGCATGCGTCCGCATACAATCTCTTCCCGAGCCGACTCGTTGCGATCCGGAGCCAGTACCCGTTCATCCTCGTGATGATCGGATATACTGTCATCAGCCTCTGGATTCTCTCACTCCCCGGCGCTACCCCGCCGTATCTCGCCTAGATATTGGCGGAAGCCATCAAGCTGTGAACTGGACGGCGGACATCTGCATGAATGCGGTTTCGTAGCCGTCGTGACGAGACACCTGTGGTGGTGTCTCAATTCGAACAGTGACGATGTCCCCGCGCTTGACTTCCTCAGCTATTGTCCCGTAGTAGTAGCCGAGATTGGGGTCGAGTGTGCCGTCCAGTTCCGTTTCCAGGACCGATTTCCCATCACGCTCAACTACCATCGAGAGCGACATTCCCGGGAGCAGAACGCGGTTATAGGGCGTCCGCGGAGATACGACAAGATACGGTCTATCTGTCCCCGGGAAGCGCTGTTTATTATCGACCAGACTCGCGCAGAACACAGCATCGTCAGCGGACGTCTCACCGAGTAGTCGTCCAGGGAGCTGGTCTTTCGGTGGCGCAACCGGGGCCGGTACACCGTCCATCTGCATCAGGTCTACTGTCCCGCGGGTGCCCGCCTTGCCACCGAGACGGCGAATCGGGAGGTCATACGTTTCTGATGGCTCAAAGGTGAACTGGAGTTGCGCGGTTCGCATCTCCGTAAATCGACCCTTGAACGGGCTGGTCCGTACTGCCTGAACGGGCGCAATCCGGACTGTCACCTCATACTCACCGCTCCCCGACAGTGCCACGTTATCCCCGTAGTGGAACCCCATATTTGGGGAG comes from the Halobacterium noricense genome and includes:
- a CDS encoding iron transporter — encoded protein: MDRRRFLKTTSGLVGVAGISGCLQRLGFETQSAWRDPPLVEDRPDGVYHPAIVEGMGVYETTTVDGIGVALMHSFPHRFWRVTGTNKTKVVVSSDDSLHLMASVWDVESGTVLPTAVSVDIQNEEGNVSTTNLWSMLSPNMGFHYGDNVALSGSGEYEVTVRIAPVQAVRTSPFKGRFTEMRTAQLQFTFEPSETYDLPIRRLGGKAGTRGTVDLMQMDGVPAPVAPPKDQLPGRLLGETSADDAVFCASLVDNKQRFPGTDRPYLVVSPRTPYNRVLLPGMSLSMVVERDGKSVLETELDGTLDPNLGYYYGTIAEEVKRGDIVTVRIETPPQVSRHDGYETAFMQMSAVQFTA